Below is a genomic region from Desulfobacter sp..
ACCGCTTCAAATCCCTTTATGTTCAGCACTTTTTTATCCCAGGCAAATGCCAGCTGCTCCAGGTGGGCCGGCTGGCTTAAAAGATAATCCGGTCTGTTTTTTCCCAGCCACCTGACCTGATCCTCAATGGGTGTGGTATCGGAAAGCCCCAGAAAAGGGCCTGTGATAAAATGGGTGCCCACAGAGGGCCAGGCCCTGCCGTAAAATGTGGTATTGGGAGAAAGTCTTTTTTGATTCACCCATGGCAGATCATGGGAATTTCGAATGGAGGCAAATTTTTTTTGGGGATCAAACCTGAACCAGCGCAACTCCCTTTGCTTTAAAATGGAAAACATGGACATGCTCTTTGCCGTAAACATAACCTTCACAGGCTGCCCTGTGGTGCCTGAAGTCGCTATTTCTCCAATGAGTTTCTCTCCTTTGGGCAGCCATCTGGCCAAAAGTTGCCCCTTATTCTCCTGAACCATCTCTTTGGTCAGTATGGGAAGTTTTACAAGATCCTCAGCATCTTGAACCGCCTGCATCCCAAGGCTTAATGCGTCAAACACCCCCCTATAATAAGGAACATGGGCAAGGCAAAACTCAACCATGACTTTTAAACGGGCCGACCTTTGCATCGTCTGTCTTTCGGGAGAAGCAAACTCATTTTTCACCAAAGAAAGAGTCCAGGGCAATGGTTTCTTATGCCTTGGAATCCATTGGTTCTGCAAGGATAATTCCCTTTTCAAAGTGGTGATCATGGCCTGCTCCTTTAGACCTGTTTTCAAAAATAATATTAAATTATTGATCCTGATCTCATAATTCTACGGACTATAACCTGCAAGAATTTTTCCGTCTTTTGGATTCTTCACTCTCTTGGCACCCCCTGCATGGGATGCCCCTGCAACAAAAAGCCGGAGCCCATCAATTTGAATTAATGGGCCCCGGGTTATCGGTTATTTTAGGTTAAAATCAAACAACAGGATTACCCTGATCATCGAATGTTGTACCGTTCAGATCAATATTCACATCAGCAATAACAATGGATACAGTCTCGCCTCCCACATCAGCAACATAGGTAGAGGTGCCTTCTATGGTATCCACAGAATCCAGGCTCCACTCAGAACCGACCGCAACTATATCCCCGTCGTATCCTCCTGTAATTTCAAGGATATTGGTGTTGGGCGTCATATCCAGTACATCGGCTGCCGTCAGGGCTATGCTCTGGGCCATACCGTCGTCATCCATGTCGATTCTCTCAATATTGGAAATATTGGAAAAATCCAGGGAAGAATCAGACATCAGCACCAGGGTGTCAATTCCGTCACCGCCGTCTATGGTGTTGGAGCCTGCACCGCCGTCAATCACATCGTCACCGGTACCGCCGTCAATCACATCGTTGCCGGCACCGCCGTCAATGGTGTCGTCTCCTTCCTGGCCGTAGATGATGTCGTCCCCTGCTCCGCCTTCGATGGTGTCGTTCCCGCCGTCACGGCCCTCTCCGTCCCCGCCGATGGTCTCGGCCGCAAGGGCTTCATGGTTGTCCTGGATATACTGGATGGTGTCGGACTGAGTCCATCCCAGGCCGTTGGCAGGATTTTCCAAGGTGGCAAACACCTCCCAACCCGAGCCGTCAGCCGGCTCCTCAATACCGGAGAGGTCATACCCCTGGCTTTCAAGGTGTTCAAACACCCCGTCCGTATTCATCACATCACCAAATATCAGGTCATTGCCGTCATTGCCGATGATCTGGTCAGAACCGACAGGCTCCAAATGACTCTGGGTAATCAGATCGGCGATCACCCCTTCAAGCTCTGATGAATTGGCCACATTGGCGGCATCACCGGTGGTGTCAATGACATCGAGTCTGGCTTCACCTGAGCTGCTCATATTAATGCCCACGGCCCGGATGGAGTACTGGCCTGCCGCCGCCATGGTATCCATCAGGGTATCCAGTTCTTCTCCATCTCCCAGATAACCGCTGGAGTTGGGGTTCCCGTCGGTAATGAAGATCACATGGTTGGGACCTGTGGGAGCAACAAGGTCGTTGGCCTCCTCAAAAGCATCTTCATAGTCGGTTCCGCCGCCGGCACTCAGGCCGTCAACCCATCCCTCAATGGCGGTCAGGTCATCGGCACCCTTGCTATTGGTGATAACCACTGTGGAGCCAACCTTGGTAAAGGTGATAATGGCGGCATCATCTGAATTGGAGCCAGAGGAAAAGGTCAGCAACTTAATGGATACAAATCCGTCAACACTGGCCTCAACCTGGTCGTAAAGCTCATTGAGCATCCCCTTGGTGGCAGTCTTAAGATCAGCCAGCTTGGTTCCGCCCATTGACCCTGAAACATCCATGATCATGATATAATTTGCCCCAAGGGAAGACTCGCTAACCCCGCCGGCATCCCCTATCAGAACATCTGCGGCATCCCCGCCCTGGATAGCACCTGAAAAAGGTCCTGCCATATTGGGCACGGTATGAAGATCTGTTGATCCGTCCACATCATCAGCATAGGGATCAGGCACCACATCCCCTGTGAGCATGGGCGCTGCATCCCGGACAACTTCAGCTGGCTCATAGTCAGATCCCACAATGAACTGGGAAATGGGCACGGTAATATCCCCGTTGGTCCAGTCGCTGTCCCCATCGTAAATCCGGATATCAAACTCAAGTTCGGATCCTGCAACTTCCATGGTCTGGTACTGGTAGAAGGTCCATTCACCGGTCTCAGGATCCATGAAAATCTCATAGGATCCGTCAGGGGCAACCATGTGGCCTGTTGCAGCAGAACCGTCCCAGAAGAAAAATCCCCCAGGGCCGTCCGTGCCGAAGTCTCCGTCCACATCCCCCTTGACCACCCCGATTACCCCGTCAGGCACCGTACTGACCCTCAGGTCCTTGATGGCAAAACCAGAGTTGTCACTTCCATTGGCATCATTGTCGTTAAGGGCCACAAAATCCACCGTGTCAAACCCGCTCACACCGGTCAGTATGGTGTTAAAAGAGGCATCCCCGCTGGCATCCAAAGAGGTGACTTCCTGGCGGCCGATTTCAGCACCGTTCCTGTAGAATATCACTTCCAGGCGCTCTGTTTCTGCAGCAGAGTCAAAAAAGAGGGAGAAGTTTACCTCAAGCTTGAACCCCAGCTCTCCTTCGGGCATCTCCATTCTAATGGTTTCAGAGCCTGTACCCGGGACAAAGTTGACCTCGTCAAAACGGCCCCCGTCGCCCCCGTCATTTCCTGAAACAACCCCGGCGCCTTCATCCTTGCCGGCAACGGCAAAGCTTGCCTGGGCACCGCCGGCGGCAAAGGCTGAAAAGAGCAGGCCGTTGATGGTATCCTGGAACGAGGTGTTGATATTGGTCAGGTCGGCTGAAATGGTATAGGCAGACCCAAGCTCGGCAGAGAGAATGGCAGCCCCGGTAAGCGTGGGACCGTCATCTTTAATGGTCACATTGATGACATTGCTTGCCGAATACCCGTCTCAGTCAGTGACCTGAAGATCAATGGACCAGTTAAACGGTTCATCATGGTAACTGACAGGCATTTCTGTACCGTCCCCTTCAAAGGGATGAGTCACCGCCTCAATCTGGTTAAACTCATATCCCCAATTTCCGCCGGTGGCATCCTCTTTCATCTCTATGGTCCAGGTGGCATTGGCTGCAGTTGCTGCATCCCCGTATTGATAAAAGCTTAGGGTGGTGCCGTCCCAGGTATAGTCCGCATTCAGGGTATACCCTGACATGGACATGACAATGGGGTTGGTATCAGCCATACCGTCGGTACCAAAATCAATAATCCCTGTAACTGCCTGGTGCACATAGGGATCATCAACAGGCTCGCCGATTTCCAGGGACTCGTCTCCCTTAACCGTAAGGGTACCATAGGGCGCCCCCGGGGTTTCATCATTGAAGATTGAAGGGCCTGAATCATCTATGGCCACATGGATGGTGGCGGAAGCCGTATCCCCGTCTCCGTCCATGACCACCAGATTCACATTCCATTCAGCCGTCTCATCATGGTCTGAAGGATCATAATTTGGCACATGGTCAATGGGGGTCAACTGGGTAAAGATATACCCGTATCTTGGCACCTCATCAGGTCCTGCCTCATTCATCATCTGGATGGTCCAGGTGGCAGGTCCGTCCGGGGTCAGCACCCCGTCCACATCGCTAACCCCATCCTGGTAATAGGTCAGGGTCAGGGTTGTGGCATCCCATATCCCGTTTTCAACGGAGAGGGCCACGCCCTCATCAGGTCCTATTCCGTCAATGTCGCCTGGGCCGTCCACCCCAAAGTCAATGCCCAGGTTCTGGGCAGACACCAGCTGGGTGACAGGATAGCTGTCATCCTCACTGCCGCTGACCTCAAGGGGCTTGCCCGTATAGGTCCCGTCTCCCCCTGTGAGGGTGAGATCCCCGATAAAGGAGATCTAGTAATCCCCGGTTGAGCCGGGGTAATCATAGGGCCAGCCAGGCTCATGAATATTTAGATCCGCAAGGGCTTCAGTACTGTTCATATTATTGGCACCCACATAAAGGGTGTAATCCCCGGCAGGAAGATTGGAAATATTCAGATAGGCATCCCTTGAGTCAATTGAACCATCTGCACCGCCGTAATCAGGATGGGTCGATCCTCCGGAAGAATGCCACCAGTGACTGCTGTTGTTGTACAATATAATATAAGTATCAAGGTTGGAGCTTGCCCCGTCCCCGTCAATAATAGCCCCCCCGAGTTCAGAGAGCATATTGATGGTCAAGGGGCCTCCGTTATGGGTAAAGGTCCACTGATCCACACTGGTGCCCACGCCCGAGCCTGACACCTCTTCATTGTAAATGGTGCCAAGACCAGTAACCACGGGCTGGATGGAAGGCCCGTCATCCTCAATGGTCACCCTGACGCTCTGGGTTGCGGTATCTCCGTCCCCGTCAGTGACCGTGGCAGTTAAATTCCAGAAGGCCGGCTCGTCATGGCTGGCAGGATTTTCATTGGGAAGATGATCCACAGCAGCAAGCTGGGTGAAATTATAATAATGAGTGTTTTCTGAGTACTTAATATCATATTCCATCACCTCAACCTGCCAGGTGGGTTCGCCCGAGTCCACCCCGTCCTGGAAAAAAATCAGGGTATCGCCGTCCCAGAGATAGTCGATGCCTTCAGTATAGTCATCCATGGAAAGGACAATGGCGTCAACATCCGCAGGACCGTCCTGGCCGAAATCTATGGCGGTCATGCCCTCGGCATCAATATAATTACCAAAGCCTTCGCTTTCATCGTTGAACAGGTTGATATCGGCTCTTTCTATCTCAGAGCCCTCGGCAAGAACAGAGGCTTGTTTTCCTCTATAGCCTTCAGCTTCAATAACAGGGCCGTCATCATCAATGTCCACGGTGATGATCTGGGAGACAGAGTCCCCGTCGGAATCCACCACATTCATGGTGACTTCCCAGGAGGCGGTCTCATCATGGGAGCCGTCAGAACCGTCACCCGGCACATCATGATCAATGGCGGTAAGCTGGGTAAACTCATACCCGTATCCTGATTCCGCATCCCCGGTGAGCACGATCTGCCAGGCAGCTTCTTCCCCCTGATAATAGGTCAGGGTCTGGGTCTCTGCATCCCAGATCCCCCCGTCCACGGACAGTGAAATCTCACCAGGGCCGTCCGTGCCAAAATCAACATTCAGGGCCTCGGCAGGGACCTCTTTGACCACCAGCCCGTCGCTTTCATCCCCTGTGATGGCCATGGGATCCCCTGTAACATCCGGGGCAATATTGTCTGTGATGGTAATCTGGTAAGGGAGCTCCGTAGAATAGGGAGAATAGCCGTTAACGACGATCCTGTAATTACCCGGAGGCAGGTCCGGCAGGGAAAGAAAAGGATCATAATCGCTTTGGGATCCGTCATTCCCGCCCCTTCCAAAACCATCATAATATCTTTCTGCAATAAATTCATCAGTGTCTGCATTATAAAGCGCAAACCTGATATCCCCTTCTTCCTGGACCCCGTCTCCGTCAACATCAGGATAAGTCCCCGGAGGATCAGAGGAATAGGGAGAACCTTTGGTTTCAGTCAAAAAATCAATGGTGATCCTGCCGCCGGTATGGGTAAACACATGCTCATTGGTCCCCAGGCCGCTGCCGTTAAAGACCATCACACCGCTGCCGTTGGGATAATCATATTGAAGGGGGGGTGTATCGAATACAATATCATCAATGCCCTCTGCCTGGTAAGGCTGAGGATCAATGGAAGGCCCGTCATCAAAAATCCCGGCGGTAAAGGTGGTGGTGGCGCTGTTCCCGTCGGCATTGGTGGCCAGTACAGTGATCTCAAACTCGGCCAGGGCATTGTGGTCATTATCATCCGGACCGTGATCCAGGGCAGCCAGCTGGGTAAATACATACTGGCCCGTGGCCTGGTTTACCGCCATCTCCCAGATGGGAGTGCCGTCCTGGGCATAGGTCAGGGTGATTGAACCCGCATCCCAGACCGCACCCTCGGCAGAGAGGACAAGGAAACCCGAGGCAGTGCCGTAATCCACGGTGATGGTGCCGGTGATCTCAGTGGCATCATTCAGCCCGTCGGTCTCATCCACAGAGATATCAATGGCTGAAAGGGCCTCAATAAGATCATCATAATTATCCACATCCCCGTCACCGATCTCCCGGGTTCCTGTGGGATCAACACCCAGGGCTCTGGGGTCCACGGCACCGGCATCCTGGTCGCCTTCATAATAGCCGAAGGCATCCCCGTCAAACCGGTCTTCTTCACCTGCGGCTGTCTCTTCTTCGGGAATTTCTTCGCCCTGTTCAAGGGCGGCCTGCATGGCGGCAACTTCTTTGACTGTGGCATCTTCTTCGGCCACCTTTGTGGTGACGGTTTCGTCAATGAGCTGCTCGGAATTAGGGCCGATGGAGGCAATTTCCTGGCCGGCATCGTTGATAATGGTTACGCTGACATTTCCCTGGGTGGCCAGGGTTTCTCCTTCATAGATCACATCCCCTTGTTTGACTTCCCTTGTTTTGCCTTCAGGGGTCGTGGCTGTGACGGTTCCGTTACCGATAATAGATTGAATCGTTCCTGCTTTGACCATGTTTCCTCCTAATATAATAAGGATAAGGTAAAAACTGGGCATTTTCCCTTTGCAAGAAACCTGAAATGAAATCCGAATCAAAAAAATCTGAGTAAGAAGCCTGAGAAAAGAGTATGGAAAAAAGAAAACTGTCCGTTATCTAAATGGCTACTTCAGTATGTATAGTCATATCCCAAAAATTTCAAAAAAACATCGTACTAAGGTACTAATTTTCAGTGATGTCCGGTTAGGTTTTTGCTTGCTCAATAATTTTTTGATCTTTGACAATATTGTCCCTGTTTGAACTATGAGAGCCCTGCTCCTCGCAGCCAAACAGGTCATTTAGAATGGCGGTTCGCAGCTGCCGAACTCTTTTGATCGTGACCTTTTCATTAAACTGTTTTTGGCAATGGATTGCCAGTAACAGGTAAGTGATAAGGCCGCCAAGAATCTGAACCATAAGGCCGTATTCACTGCGGGCAATGAGATGATATACCTTCAGATGTTCTTTCCACCATTTGAAAAAATCCTCAATGGTCCACCGGAGTTTATAAATTGTTGCTATTTGTTCCGCTGTTAAATCATGCCTGTCAGTTGCCACATAGTATTTGACGCCAGCAATTTTATAGCCAACAACCCGAACAGGCCTTTTCGTCTGGTTTTGATTCGGAGTACCAAGTTTAACCAGTGCATCATAAAAAATGTAGCTGTCGGAAGGGGTCTCGTGGTTATCAATAATTGTTCTTGTTGTCCTGGTTTTTATACGGCAGACAAAATGTTTGCCTTGCTCCTGAAGCAGGTCAAATTCTTTATGGGATTGATATCCACGATCCATAACACCTGTTTGCCCCTTGGAAAGTATTTTGGGAACAAAAGTGCGTTCAGCGCCGTTGCCTTCAGTCAAAAAGATTTTGTTTGGGATTCCGTGATTAATGTCAAATCCGCAATGTACTTTGGCTTTTTTACTTCCTTTTCTGTAGTTCGCCCAGTGCATTGAAAGGACTGCATTTATGAGACTACCGTCAATGGAAACCAACTCTCCTAACTCGGCGTGTTCACCCGGATGACACTCAAGAGCCTGTTTATAAAGATCCTCAAAGATAAATTGCAGTTGTTCGAGTCCCCTGTGATTGATGGCTTCACAGAAACTACTACGGCTGATACCACCGTCTGGCGCAATATTTTCTTTAGCAAAAACATTCTCCTTGAGATCCTGAATTAAATGTCGGGCAGACTTGTGCTCCTGAAGATGGAAATAAACCAAAGCATTTATCTGGTCTTCGAATGTCATTTTTAAAGGGCGGTCTCCTCGAGATTGTAATTCCGGTGCTTTTGAAAGTGACTTTATCAGAGGGCACCTGAAATTGTCAAAGTTCAGGGACCGTAGTTGTTTTTTAGGGACTGAGATGTGCGTCATTTGAGCTCCTTGAGTTAAGTTTTCAAGGCGCACAAAAATTTTTACGCACATTTGTCAACACAAAACAGACTGTTTTTTCAATGATTTTAGATGCTTTTTATATGCAACAACCTAACCGGACACTACTGAGTAAAAATAGGTTTTGTCTTTTAACACGGCAAAAATAAAAAAATTATACAGAATCATACTGATCAAAATTCCGTAAATCAGCCCGTAAAACAAAAAATAACGGGTATTCTGATTTTGGAACCCCCTGGTGGAAAGCATCTGAATACCCACCAGAACATCCATTTTGGCCACAAGTTTTAGATAGGCATATTCCCCCTGGGACGAATTGGGCAGATCAAAGACAAAATTTCTGGCAAAATAGGCCCGGGGTTTACCTGCCACCCCGGCCCCCTGGCAAACGAGATCAAACCCGGAATTCAGGGAATCCTTATTCCACAGATAGAGATCGGCATGCCCTAAAAGAAGGGGGAAACTCGGTTTTACCTCCAGCAGCCGGTTTTCCTCAAAACCCTTGGGGATAAAAATTTTTACCCAGGCGACGGGATTGTCCCGGTAAATTCGGATTGAACAGGTCTTGACCGGCGTGAACCGGTCTGCCCATTCAGGCCGGGACACCTGGGCCGCGGTCAGGCCGGGCAGGGCCCCTGAAAAAACCTGAAGCTCCGGGATCTGACCTGTGAGGGGGGTATTGCCTGCCATGGCCCCGGGACAAGACAAACACAAGACCATCAACAATAGGCCAGAGGCGCATCCCCGGTATTTGTATTTTATTTTTAGTTTTTGCATTTTTCCCTGACCTTTAAATCTGAACTTTCAAACAGACCCAGGACAACCCCAGCAGGCGGCCGGACAAAACAAGGATAAACCAGGCTTAAAAGGTCAACCTGTTTTTGTTTTTCTTGGGGTGACCCCTTTTTGGGGACAGTCTTCCCTGATCACGCAGGTGCTGCAATGGGGCCCTATGGGACGGCAGGTCCCCTGGCCGAATGCCACCAGAATCTTGTTCACCTCTTTCCAGTGTTTACGGTCCAGTTTTTTTCGAAGGGCCATCTCGGTCTCCAAAGGATTTTTTGTATTCACATACCCCCAGATATTCATGATCCTGTGCACATGGGTATCCACACAAATGGCATCCTTGTCAAAGGCCACCGACCTGACCAGGTTGGCGGTTTTTCTTCCCACCCCGGGAAGGGTCACCAATTCCTCGATTGTCTGGGGCACCTTTAGGTCAAAGACCTGTAATGCCTCAAAAAGAGTTGACAGATATTTGGCTTTGGACTTGTAAAATCCCACAGGAAAGATCAGTTTTTGAATCTGAGCTCTGGACAGCCGGGCCAGGGCCTCTATATCAGGCGCTTTTTCAAAAAGCCGAAAAGAAGCTTTGGCCGTAACCTCATCCTTGGTCCGGGCCGATAGAATGGTTGCCACCAGAACCTTGAAAGGAGATTGGGTCTGAACGGCAATAAGATCCACCACCGGCACCTGATACCCCGAAACCTCCTGTTTGAGACGGTCCAGAAAATAAGAGATATCCACGCCCATGGCAGCCCTTCTTAAAAGAGATTTTTGATCAGATAATAGATCAGGGGCAGAAAAATGGCCGGCAGCATCTTTCCCACGGCAATCTTTTTTTCTCTGAGCATGTTCAGGCCGATGGCCATGATCAAAAGGCCTCCCGTGGCCGACATCTGACTGACAACCGCCGGAATAAGATAGGGTTTCATGACGCCTGCGGCCAGGGTAATGCCCCCCTGGTAGACAAGTACGGGCACGGCCGACAGCACCACTCCGATGCCCAGAGAGGCCGTAAGAATAATGGAGGTGATCCCGTCGAGAAACGATTTGGCAAACAAGGTATCATAATTGCCGGTCAAACCGCTTTCCAAAGATCCCACAATGGCCATGGATCCCACACAATAAAGTAAAGAGGCCGTAACAAAGGCCGTGGATAAAGAAGATGTTTTGGAGGGGGAAAACTTTTTTTCCAAAAAATCGCCCACCTTTGTAAGATAGGCTTCAATACCGATGAACTCTCCGATGAGGGCCCCTGCAGCCAGGCAGATGATAATCACCAGAAGATCCGGGCATGCCAAAGCACTTTTAATACCGATAAGAATGACGCACAGAGCAATGGCCTGCATAACGGTCTGGTTATACCGTTCGGGGATGCCGTTTTTAAACAGCATCCCCACAAAGGAACCGGCCATGATGGCCAGGCAGTTTACAAATGTTCCCAGCATACAAAATCCTAATTTCGCTAGCGCAGTTTACAAGGGGCGCAACTTGAGACCCTGGTTTAAAAAAATTGGTCCCGGATATAGTTGACCCCGTTTTCAAAAAGACGAACGCCTGTGACCACACCCTCTCCCGATGCCTTTCCCTGGCGTTTGGCAATCTCTTTTGCCTTTGGCCAGTCCGGATGATTGGTAAAATGGTTATAGGCTTCAGGGTGGGGCATGAGCCCGAATATCCTGCCGGTGGGATCACAGATCCCGGCAATGTCTGACACCGCACCATTGGGGTTTTCAGGAAATGCTCCCTTGGCAGGCCTTCCATGGGCATCGGCATATTGGAACACCACCTGGTTTGAACTTAAAAGCCGATCAATCACGGCGGGATCCGCCACCACCTTGCCCTCTCCGTGACGGACGGGATAGTCCACACCCCCCAGGCCCCGGGTAAATACGCAAGCAGAATTTTCATTGGGAACAAGACTCACCCACTGGTCTCTGAAATTACCGCAGTCATTAAAGGTGATGGCCACGGAACGCCGAGTGTACTCCCCGTCAAACCCGGGCAAAAGCCCTAGATTAACCAGGGCCTGGAAGCCGTTGCAAATGCCGATAACCAGCTTGCCTGCACCCACAAAATCCAAGAGGTCTTTACCAATATTATTTTTGAGTTTCAAGGCCTGGATCACGCCGGCCCCGTGGTCATCCCCCCAGGAAAATCCGCCGCCAAAGGCCAGGATATGGTAATCTTCAAGACGTTCTTTGCCCTGGATCAGGGTATTAATATGGACCTTATGGGCCTGGGCACCCGCCATTTCAAAGGCAAGGGCAGTCTCATTGTCACAATTTAATCCAAAACCGGTTAAAATAAGTGCCTTAACCTTGTTCATATCATCTCTCCAAAGGTCTGGTTAAATGCCCTGTCAAGGGTAGTCACGGGCAGATCCACCAGCAAGTTATCATCATTGCCCGTTATGGTCAGGCGATCGCAAATCACGGATCCCACACAGGCACAGGGCAGTCCCTTGCATAATTTTTCAAAAACTTCCCTGTTGTCAGGACAAATGGTTAAAATAAACCGTCCTGATGATTCGCTGAACAAGGCGGCCTGGGAAGAAAGCGCCTCTCCTTGGGGGAGAGGAATTTTTGAAAGATCAATCTGCATACCCAATTGACCGGCCATGGCCATAAGGGAAAAATGAACGCCCAAGCCCCCCCTTGCCACGGCATGGCAGGAAGCCACAAGGCCCTTGTCAATGGCTTTTTCAACGGCCTTGTACACCACCTTTGACCGTGAAAAATCCACCCGGGGCAGATTCAGCCCTGTTTTTCCAAAAAAATCATAGTATTCAGAGGCCCCAAGTTCGTTGGCGGTTGTGCCCATGACATAGACCAGGTCACCTTTAATCTTGGGATCCAGAGTGACGCAGAGGCTGACATCATCAATCACAGTGGTGGCTGAAAACTGGACCGTTTCCAGGGCAGAAACCTTGGTCCGCTCGCCAAAAGGACCTTCAAGATGGCCGTCCACATACATGGAATCCTTGCCCGAAAGCAGAGGGATTTCATAGGCCATGCAGGCATCTTTGAGCGCCCGGCATGCCCGGACCAGCTGGGCCGCCTTGAATTTTCCGTCCGGGTTGTTTTTTTCATCAAACCCGATATTGGGCCAGCAGAAATTATCCAGCCCCCCGATATGATCGAGAGTGCCGCCCACGGCAATGAGTCTGCGGACAGCCTCGTCAATGGTGCAGGTCATCATGTGATAGGCATCGATTTTAGAGTACCAGGGCAAAAGGCTCTGGGAAAACCCAAGTCCCTTTTGGCTGGTCAGTACGGGCCGGGTCACGGAAGCGTCCGAGGGAATATTACGGTTCACCCCCACCAGGGGCTTGATCACAGACCCGCCCTGGACCTCGTGGTCATACTGGCGAAGGATCCATTCCTTGGAGCAGATATTAGGCCTTTCCAGCATCTGCTCTAAAATTTTATTAAAATCCTTGGGGCTTGAAATCACGGGCTCAAAAAGGCCGCGGGTCTCAGGCGGAATCCAGGTGGCATCAAACTCCCAGGCCGGAAACCCCTTGTCCAGAAGGTCCATATCCACATAGGCACAGGTCTCATCCTTATACTTGATATGAAGTTTTCCCGTGTTTGTATACTCACCGATCACCGTGGATTCCACCTCGTGAAGCTCGGACAATTCCATGAACCGGTCCAGGTTCTCAGGTTTTACGGCAATGGTCATCCGCTCCTGGGATTCTGAAATCCAGATCTCCCACATGTCCAGGCCTTCGTATTTCAGGGGCACACGATCCAGCCAGACCTCGCAGCCGTTGGACAGCATGGCCGATTCTCCCACGGAAGAGGACAGCCCCCCGCCCCCGTTATCCGTGATAAAGGTGGTCAGGCCTTCATCCCGGCAGACCAAAAGAAAATCATGCATTTTTTTCTGGGTATAGGGATCCCCGATCTGGACATGGCCTGCCGGGGTATTTTCAGAGTAACTTTCCGAAGAGGCGGTCACCCCGTGGATGCCGTCCTTGCCCACCCGGCCCCCGCTCATGATAATCAGTTCGCCGGCAGAGGTGGTTTTCTCATGGCTGGGCCTGCCTGCAACGGTTTTGGGCATGATCCCGAGAGCCGTGACAAAGACCAGGCTCTTTCCCATGTACCCTGCATCAAACAGGGTCTGGCCGAATGTGGTGGGCACCCCGCTTTTATTGCCCCCGTCTTTGACACCTTCGATCACCCCGTCCAGCAGGCGTCTTGGGTGAAGCGGCGGTTTTAAGGGCCCGTCGTAATTGATGTCTCCCACACAATATCCAAACGAGCCCATAAACAGTTTTGATCCAAGACCTGTTCCCATGGGATCCCTGTAAACACCGACAATCCCTGTGATGGCCCCGCCATAGGCTTCCATATTGGAGGGGGAATTATGGGTTTCGCCTGTGACCACATAGTTGTTTTCCCCATCAAAGGTGCCCACGCCGGCATTGTCCCATAACACCGAGATCACCCAGTCTTTTTTCTCTTTAAGTTCCAGGGTGGGCTGCTGGATATAGGTCTTAAACAAGGAGACCTCTTCAACCGTCTCGCGGGTTTGGACGTCTGTGTACTGAAAAATACCGTTAAAGGTATTGTGGTTGCAATGGTCCGATCTGGCCTGGGAAATATATTCAAGCTCAAGATCCGTGGGTTTGGAAAGCCCCACCTCTCTTCGGTCTGCCAGCACC
It encodes:
- a CDS encoding phenylacetate--CoA ligase family protein, which produces MITTLKRELSLQNQWIPRHKKPLPWTLSLVKNEFASPERQTMQRSARLKVMVEFCLAHVPYYRGVFDALSLGMQAVQDAEDLVKLPILTKEMVQENKGQLLARWLPKGEKLIGEIATSGTTGQPVKVMFTAKSMSMFSILKQRELRWFRFDPQKKFASIRNSHDLPWVNQKRLSPNTTFYGRAWPSVGTHFITGPFLGLSDTTPIEDQVRWLGKNRPDYLLSQPAHLEQLAFAWDKKVLNIKGFEAVSQQVVPQVKNKIQKVFSAPVYQNYGLNEIGIVASQCAEGGRFHVHTEHCWVEIADEKGNLCAPGQRGKILVTSLTNRAMPLIRYDTDDSAVMAQGACPCGRTLPGFINLKGRYRRTALLPQGSWACWDAILNGVSEAPESLCINLRQYQLHQYFDGHFELRLAFKGCPENGFLAYIHNTWQQALGQEPPILRIKTVDQIPKPKSGKYESFTSDFSPHPQ
- a CDS encoding endonuclease III, which gives rise to MGVDISYFLDRLKQEVSGYQVPVVDLIAVQTQSPFKVLVATILSARTKDEVTAKASFRLFEKAPDIEALARLSRAQIQKLIFPVGFYKSKAKYLSTLFEALQVFDLKVPQTIEELVTLPGVGRKTANLVRSVAFDKDAICVDTHVHRIMNIWGYVNTKNPLETEMALRKKLDRKHWKEVNKILVAFGQGTCRPIGPHCSTCVIREDCPQKGVTPRKTKTG
- a CDS encoding IS4 family transposase encodes the protein MTHISVPKKQLRSLNFDNFRCPLIKSLSKAPELQSRGDRPLKMTFEDQINALVYFHLQEHKSARHLIQDLKENVFAKENIAPDGGISRSSFCEAINHRGLEQLQFIFEDLYKQALECHPGEHAELGELVSIDGSLINAVLSMHWANYRKGSKKAKVHCGFDINHGIPNKIFLTEGNGAERTFVPKILSKGQTGVMDRGYQSHKEFDLLQEQGKHFVCRIKTRTTRTIIDNHETPSDSYIFYDALVKLGTPNQNQTKRPVRVVGYKIAGVKYYVATDRHDLTAEQIATIYKLRWTIEDFFKWWKEHLKVYHLIARSEYGLMVQILGGLITYLLLAIHCQKQFNEKVTIKRVRQLRTAILNDLFGCEEQGSHSSNRDNIVKDQKIIEQAKT
- a CDS encoding VWA domain-containing protein, yielding MTIKDDGPTLTGAAILSAELGSAYTISADLTNINTSFQDTINGLLFSAFAAGGAQASFAVAGKDEGAGVVSGNDGGDGGRFDEVNFVPGTGSETIRMEMPEGELGFKLEVNFSLFFDSAAETERLEVIFYRNGAEIGRQEVTSLDASGDASFNTILTGVSGFDTVDFVALNDNDANGSDNSGFAIKDLRVSTVPDGVIGVVKGDVDGDFGTDGPGGFFFWDGSAATGHMVAPDGSYEIFMDPETGEWTFYQYQTMEVAGSELEFDIRIYDGDSDWTNGDITVPISQFIVGSDYEPAEVVRDAAPMLTGDVVPDPYADDVDGSTDLHTVPNMAGPFSGAIQGGDAADVLIGDAGGVSESSLGANYIMIMDVSGSMGGTKLADLKTATKGMLNELYDQVEASVDGFVSIKLLTFSSGSNSDDAAIITFTKVGSTVVITNSKGADDLTAIEGWVDGLSAGGGTDYEDAFEEANDLVAPTGPNHVIFITDGNPNSSGYLGDGEELDTLMDTMAAAGQYSIRAVGINMSSSGEARLDVIDTTGDAANVANSSELEGVIADLITQSHLEPVGSDQIIGNDGNDLIFGDVMNTDGVFEHLESQGYDLSGIEEPADGSGWEVFATLENPANGLGWTQSDTIQYIQDNHEALAAETIGGDGEGRDGGNDTIEGGAGDDIIYGQEGDDTIDGGAGNDVIDGGTGDDVIDGGAGSNTIDGGDGIDTLVLMSDSSLDFSNISNIERIDMDDDGMAQSIALTAADVLDMTPNTNILEITGGYDGDIVAVGSEWSLDSVDTIEGTSTYVADVGGETVSIVIADVNIDLNGTTFDDQGNPVV